Genomic window (Zingiber officinale cultivar Zhangliang chromosome 2B, Zo_v1.1, whole genome shotgun sequence):
gactaactgataaagtattaaaattgaaattagataatgctttgaatagttattcaatttttttttggaaaattctaaattttCTATGCAAAAATgtattaatttcttatttttttaacttaaagtttttttcttGTGCTTTACCAAAAACatgttttaaacttagaaaattttccttagaaattttttagttttttttcaagATTTACTTTACTAAACTTTCTACAAAACTTAATTCTTGAAAAATGTGTTTAACTCATGAAAttttcatttttacttagaaaatatttctttacttggaaatttttttctaaaatcattgCATTTATAGAGCTAtcaaaattattctcaaaatcaagagtttacttagaatttttttttacttgatttttttttaaattatttgaaattcagaGTTTTAGTTACCCTTAGCATTTTTTTTGatatcccattttttatgtgatcaaagggggagaagtggaGAATTAAGTTTAGAGGGAGGTAgtgcttaaaattaaatttcctactTTTTAtgttttattgcaaaatttattttttactttaactttatttgtttatcctaacttaacttgggttgctcacatcaaaaagaaggAGATTATTAGAACCccaaaggttgttttgatgtgatcaaacaagttaagttatgccctattgtgtttaaccctgtgtataagtgtgcaagaacttaggagcacaggaaataaagcaaaagacgcagctagcgagaaggacgacacgggagagagccgacgggctcggtgcatttgagggacgaggtgctgcggaagagtatgcaggcggacaagaaggaggcgcgagacatttctgagggatgagaagccggagcggaagattgctcgagaaggccggaagttgggttcgggtgagctctattccagatggccgaaatcacccaagcaaacagagccagagcggaagacccgaactgAGGCGAGTAGCACTAGAGCAAAGGGCTCAGACCGAAAAAGTTAACATTGTTGACTTtaaaggtccgggcgctcggaatgtgaTATTATCCTAATCGcgtttgaccgtgatccgttgcgaaggggataaagttttatccccttccaagcgcttggaacccttccaggcgccccgaccaagaatataaatatagctttggtccacaAGTTAAAGAACAACAAGCAATTtgagttccaacacttgtgcgctttactttgttagtttagcttcatctttatGTGATtttattgctgtaagaggcttcttcgcctgaagaagATACTTTGTgcgattcatttccttggattaacaacctccccggttgtaaccaagtaaaaactgtgagcctcatcttttagtttatttctttattttatttttatccaatTGTTCCTTTAAGTtcgagaagagtttgtttttgattttgtgtagggttattcaaccccccttctaaccggccaaCGGGTCCCATTAGATTCCAATTCCACTTCTCATCAATCGGCCACTTACTCATTGATTCTTAAGGAGGCTTGCCGTGCAAGGCTAGCAAATGCTCTCTTCAAGCTTCATTAAACAAATCTGAAGGTATGatatatttatcataaaattttatAGTCATGTTTGACAAGTTGTATCCTTGTATACATATGGTGTgcgatgtaataattaggaatatTATTGTTTATATCTTCTGCTATGCATGTTTAtgaaacgtgttttagcacatACTGCATTGGGCATTCCCCAACAGTCCTCACTGGATCATTCTCTTCCAGTaatttacctcacttaccatttacagtcacttgacttgtcttttgaTCCACCAAGTCTTACTACTAGTTGTTAGATCCGCATATCTAATTGGACTTTAGCCAGCTATCAGGTTTCACAAATCCAactagacttcttgccagatatcgaATCACTTTTTGGCCTATCTGGGCTTCATGTCAATTATTAAGTCCTTAGACTAGACTTAACTGAACTTCAGTTTAATATCAGATTTTCTAAATCTGTCAATTCCTATACACTTAGTAAAGAGATTAGATAAATAtaatacttaattttaatttatttgttatttatcaaaatatatataatcattgATACTTATTATACCAATAATAATAACTATAAACTATAGCTACTATAAAATTAGAATAACTATAATTCATAATCGGTACCATATATGCACAAGTGGTCTACAATATAATATATCAGTTATGAATTCTAACTGTTACCATAAGATATATTTTGATGAGTCATAAAAGAGTATCCTTCTAATGAATTCAATTGAAAGGATCATTCTTTTGATCTAAACATTTTATATTAAAATGGATTATTTGGAACTGCTATAAATTGAACCCCTGAACAATTGGACTGGGCCTAAGCCGAACTCGAGCCATCAATTGGAATGGGCCTTCTGCGTGATCTGAACGCGTTCCTTTTGTCCTTTCCCGTCTATTTAAAGTGACGAGGGAGAGAAGGCGGAACTTCTCCTCTTTCTTCGACTGCGGCGGCGATGGATCCAGACGCGGTCGCCAAGGCGTTCGTCGAGCACTACTACCGGACGTTCGACAGCAACCGGCAGGCGCTCGGAGGGCTCTACCAGGACGGCTCCATGCTCACCTTTGAGGGCGACAAGATCCAGGGCGCGGCTGCCATTGTTGCTAAACTCTCGTCCCTCCCTTTCCAGCAGTGCGCCCACGCCATATCCACCGTCGATTGCCAGCCCTCGGGACCCCCTGGTGGCGTGCTTGTCTTCGTTAGCGGATCGCTCCAGGTCGGTGGCGAACAACATCCGCTCAAGTTCAGCCAGGTATTTAtcttttacctgtttatacattcTAGAGTTAGCCCTATTTCAAGttgatgatccttcatcatctatggtttattatgaaaatatgatCAAAGACGCGATAAATAGATGAttgtttcctttatttatttttgtggGCGTTCTTATGTTTCTAGGTGATGGTCCTATTATCCAATCTattctttgaaaaaaaatgacatgtttttaaatttagtttCTTGGATCACGTTCAGTTGGTGACTAAGATTGAGTCCTTGTCCTACATTAGTTTTACAAATATTGACACATGTTATTATGTGGTTGTTTAGTAGGCAAATTCATGGTCTTCAATTTCTTATAAGATTAAAATCTTATCATAGAGGGTTTAGATGTATGAAGATCAGATGAATCTAGTTGGATTGAAAGGCTCTAGCTTTTTGATGCTACAATATTGAAATCCATCTCTTCATGATCATATAAACATGTGAAATCGTATGGTTGAATTAGATCATCATCATTCTCATCAAACCATGttattaaactttaaaaaaaaatgattttgaaaggttTTTCCAATATTCAAGCAtcaaatttaatctaaatatctCATTTTTTTTAGAAAGTATCGACTTAAGACAACCAAGCAACAACCTAGTTGAATTTTGAAAGAAATTCCATAGCAATTGCATATTACATGTAAGTCTAAATATACCTATTTAGTTCATTTAAATTTAATCTAAACCAAATTGACTTAAAATCCAAATCTATCTTTGTTTGTAGCTCGTAAAGTGTTATATTTGGCAAGTGATAAATAGTTTAGATATTAATTACTATTTGTTTTAATATTTAACGTTGACTTCATTTGCCTTCACATTTTGTGTGTCCGTTGTCTATCATTTGGATATACCTTTTGAAACCTTGATAATTATTCTCTTACTAATCAACAAAATATCACCCGGAAATAATAcatatcaatattttatttttatcttgaataTGATTGGTTTTCTCATGTAGTTCTAGTGTGAAAAGATAAGGACTTATTGAACCTTAATATGAATTTGTAATTATAGGAAAATCATTTTCTTCTCTGAATAGCTTTGACACTACTTGCAACATCATATCCATCTTTTATCACTTCAATATAATTATAAGATATTCCTTCCTTCTTTGAAACCCCCAATAGTCATGAAGAAACCCACCATAGTCGTTGTCTAGGAACTCTATGATGTGTCCTTTCTAAATCAATAAAAATTATATGTAAatccttttttcttttctctttatttttctaTTAGTTTTCTTATCAAATAAATGACATTTGAGATTCATCTTTTAGGTATGAAAGCaaattgtttttcaaaaaatGGTTGTCTTGTTGTTTATT
Coding sequences:
- the LOC122045619 gene encoding nuclear transport factor 2B-like; its protein translation is MDPDAVAKAFVEHYYRTFDSNRQALGGLYQDGSMLTFEGDKIQGAAAIVAKLSSLPFQQCAHAISTVDCQPSGPPGGVLVFVSGSLQVGGEQHPLKFSQMFHLIPTSQGSFYVLNDIFRLNYA